In Molothrus ater isolate BHLD 08-10-18 breed brown headed cowbird chromosome 22, BPBGC_Mater_1.1, whole genome shotgun sequence, the genomic window CGAGCCCGGGAGGAGCCCGAGCCCTCCCAGCCACCCCGAGAGAGCCCGGCCCGCCCCTGGAGGAGCCCTCCCGCGGGGGAGGACAGCGCGGAGGCGAGGAAGGGAGTTTTTTAAAGACTATTTTTAGCTGTCCTAACCTGTTGGCCTTTTTTAGCCGGCGCGTGGACGCGGCTCCACTTCCCGCCGGATATGCAATGCTGCACTCTGCATGGATTACTCCTCCGGCTCGCTGGGAAACGGCCGCAAAAGCACTTTTGGGAATGTAACCCCATGATCACACGGGTGCTCCGGGGAGcgggctgccctgggggctTGTGCCAGCACCAGCGGGGTCCCTGCTGTCACCGGGGCTcttggggggctgcaggggcgCCCTGGGGGTGTGTGCTGCCACAGACACGTGTGTGTGTCCAAGCACGGTAGAGCTGCACGGGGGGAGGCTGTGGGTAAGCACAGGGGGGGTGTGCCAGGCTCTGTGATGACTTACAGCACATCTTTGCACTGTAGAGGTTTAGTTAGCTTTGCCTTGAATGAAATAAAGTTTACGTTTACTAGAGAAACTCGCCGGTGTTTGGGGTTGCTGTGGGTGTTTGTTTAGGTCTGGGGGGTGGCTGAGTAAAAATAACCCTGTGAGGAAACAGGAGAAAGGCTCAGGAGGCTGAGTGAAAAAACAAATCCTTTCCTTTAATGGGAATAGGGGGAGGCTGTAGAGCACAAACATCATTTCTCTCTGTACAACAGGAGTGAGCTGACAGCAGCTTGGCCCCCCAGGAGCCATCCTGCCACAGCGGGGTCAGCACAGGGCAATAAATTAAATCTTCCTCCAGAAGGGAGCTTGGGCCAGTGAGATTCCTTCAGTGGCCGCCACTCCGAGtcaccctttgcctccttggctgggctctggcaccCTAAATCACAGCTGCCACGAGGCTTTGGGAGCCTCGCTCACCTTCCGTGGCTGGAGATCcgtggccctgctgctgccagagcaagggcagagggtgggaagggaggcTGGGGGCAAGGAGCGACCTGTTCCGGCAGGTCTCACAGCTCCGACTGCGGGGAGAGAGAAGCACAGAGGGCGTTGGAAGCTCTGAAAGGGTGGCcagaacaagaggaaaagcagcagaaagtgTCCTttggggagcagctcagcaaagggagctgcaggacagcactGACCCTGCGCACGGCGTAGATCCAGTCCAGGTAGGCACGGACGCTGGTGTAGACGCCgggtgtgctgggggtgccgcagccctggccccagctgACGATGCCCACGACCTGCCAGTGCCCTCCCGAGTAGAGCAGGGGCCCGCCACTGTCCCCCTGGCAAGGACAGACCCTCAGGATGGCCCCGCAGAGCCACAGccgtgcccagagcagctcttccctctcaggagctgtggcacagaggggtgTGAAcccacccagcccctgcccagcccagccccacacctgGCAGGTGTCCACGCcgccctggggcagcccagcacacagcatcCTGTCGGTGACATCGCCGTGGTAGGCGGCCAGGTTACAGCTCTGCTCGTCGATGAGCTCCacctcagcctgctgcaggCGCTCCGACAGCTTCCCTGGGGGACACACGGCCTCTCAGAGGGACCCTCCaccccctctgctcctgctgggggctctgccttGTCCCTGCCGCCCCCGGGCTGTGCCACTCACCGTGCTCCTCTGTGTAGCCCCAGCCGATCACCCACAGGGGGGTGCCCGGCACCAGCTCCTCATCAAAGTAGGGCAGGCAGATGGGCTTGGTGCTGTCTGGAAAGGAGATGTGAGGGGGGCTCACAGGGAAGGGGCCCAGactggctggggacagccaccagCTGGGCACCCACTCGGTGCCACGCCGGGCATTGCCATCCCAGCCCGAtgctcagtgccagcaggggACACTTGTgacccctgccccaggcagggctttgcCAGGCCCACCTGAGTCATGCACAGGGGAGCGCAGCTTCACCAGGGCGATGTCGTTGTCCTTGGGGGACGCGGGTGTCACCTCCGCCAGGAACACCTTCTCCACGGCGATGGTGGCAGCGCCCGACAGCAGGTCAGAGCCGGCCCTCACACGCCAGCTCTGGATGATGGGGTTGTTCCTGTGCACAGACAGCGCTGTCACCCACggggacagccccagagcctcctGTGAGCCCCGTTGGTCGGCTGGTTGGTCTCAGTAAGCATAGAGAGGTATCACATTATAGCAAGGGGCCAGCAGGAGAAAATGAGGTATAGAGGTTCCTGGGTGATTGCCAGAGTGCTGAGGGTGCAGTTACCGCTGAGGAGGACAACGGAGAGGAGGATAATTGCTAGGGTGACCTCATAGGAGATTGTTTGAGCTACTGCCCATGGTGCCCCAATCAGGGCATATTTTGAATTGGAAGCTCAGCCTGACCATAGGATGGAGTGTCCTGCTAAGCTCGACATGGCTAACAGGCAGAGTAGGCCTAGGCTGACAGGAGATTTGAGCTCAGAGCCGCGGGCGGCGCTCACTCACTTGAAGCAGTGCGCAGCCGTCAGCACCCAGCCGGGCCCGATGATGCTGCCCCCGCAGATGTGCTCCTTCCTGTACTGCAGGCTCACCTGCCAGGGCCACGCCTCGATGGCGGCCGGGCTGCCCCCCAGCACCCGCGGGGTCCGCACGCTCTGCCCGCAgcctgcggggacacggggacacgggggacacggcaagcccagggacagcagcgcGTCCAGGGTGCCTCatcccacagtgctgctgccacccctcGTCCCC contains:
- the TMPRSS4 gene encoding LOW QUALITY PROTEIN: transmembrane protease serine 4 (The sequence of the model RefSeq protein was modified relative to this genomic sequence to represent the inferred CDS: inserted 3 bases in 2 codons), whose translation is MVLLIDRCCITIQTRIPVSQLPLWVLRRAGAVLPQCERGVGXRSAGHGLGSIAGRLQGSRSLPGPAPGTAAGFLRAKDPXRSWTDMDSASERLNGRGPYTRPKSSRASESFKRVGILVLAVVLTLACLVAIGFLVKIYLDHHYLFCKQPLKLVPLKQVCDGQLDCLQGEDEANCPQWFSEGPPAGARVSKDRSILQVLQSHTGTWSCVCHDHFTPALARAACEQMGYSSTPTFQGVEVSAGQPLPPREVVLSNGSLQVLEPGRKCLSGLVVSLFCSSCGQSVRTPRVLGGSPAAIEAWPWQVSLQYRKEHICGGSIIGPGWVLTAAHCFKNNPIIQSWRVRAGSDLLSGAATIAVEKVFLAEVTPASPKDNDIALVKLRSPVHDSDSTKPICLPYFDEELVPGTPLWVIGWGYTEEHGKLSERLQQAEVELIDEQSCNLAAYHGDVTDRMLCAGLPQGGVDTCQGDSGGPLLYSGGHWQVVGIVSWGQGCGTPSTPGVYTSVRAYLDWIYAVRRVSAVLQLPLLSCSPKDTFCCFSSCSGHPFRASNALCASLSPQSEL